Proteins from a single region of Candidatus Palauibacter soopunensis:
- a CDS encoding MBL fold metallo-hydrolase, with the protein MRGAILRLAAAVALAGGTLACAPGGDSAPESRAATAGFCSNVPRSQYADLERVEVRDDWFEVYRVAPGVYAIYEPLQFQEVISYLILGEEGALLFDTGMGIGRIRAVVDELTALPVTVLNSHTHMDHVGGNAEFERVLAMDTEFTRTRARGRTNAEVRGEVDASALCRALPAGITADNYHTPAFEIDAFVDDGHGIDLGGRTLEVVAVPGHTPDAIALLDREAGFLWTGDSFYEGPIWLFAPETDLEAYRASMARLAELAPGLTTLFTAHNTPVAQPSRLLELHDAVETMFEGIAVGNRLQDGGVEFVFEAFSIILRPDQL; encoded by the coding sequence GTGCGCGGAGCGATCCTCCGGCTGGCGGCCGCGGTCGCGCTGGCCGGGGGCACGCTCGCCTGCGCGCCCGGAGGCGACTCGGCCCCGGAATCGCGCGCCGCGACGGCGGGGTTCTGCTCGAACGTGCCCCGCTCGCAGTACGCCGACCTCGAGCGCGTCGAGGTCAGGGATGACTGGTTCGAGGTCTATCGCGTCGCCCCCGGCGTGTATGCGATCTACGAACCGTTACAGTTCCAGGAGGTCATCTCCTACCTGATCCTGGGCGAGGAGGGCGCCCTCCTGTTCGACACGGGGATGGGGATCGGCCGCATCCGCGCCGTGGTGGACGAGCTCACGGCGCTGCCCGTGACCGTCCTCAACTCGCACACGCACATGGACCACGTCGGGGGCAACGCAGAGTTCGAGCGCGTGCTTGCCATGGACACGGAGTTCACCCGCACGCGGGCCCGCGGCCGCACGAACGCCGAAGTGCGGGGAGAGGTGGACGCGAGCGCGCTCTGCCGGGCCCTGCCCGCGGGGATCACGGCGGACAACTACCACACGCCCGCCTTCGAGATCGACGCCTTCGTCGACGACGGACACGGGATCGACCTGGGGGGACGCACGCTCGAAGTCGTCGCCGTCCCGGGCCACACGCCCGACGCGATCGCGCTCCTCGACCGCGAGGCCGGCTTCCTCTGGACCGGGGATTCATTCTACGAGGGCCCGATCTGGCTGTTCGCGCCCGAGACGGACCTGGAGGCGTACCGGGCCTCGATGGCCCGGCTCGCCGAGCTGGCACCCGGGCTGACGACCCTGTTCACGGCCCACAACACGCCGGTCGCGCAGCCCTCGCGGCTGCTCGAGCTGCACGATGCCGTGGAAACCATGTTCGAGGGCATCGCCGTCGGCAACCGGCTCCAGGACGGCGGGGTCGAGTTCGTGTTCGAGGCGTTCTCGATCATACTCCGCCCGGACCAGCTTTGA